From a region of the Impatiens glandulifera chromosome 4, dImpGla2.1, whole genome shotgun sequence genome:
- the LOC124934596 gene encoding aspartic proteinase CDR1-like, whose translation MLYLPTVLVIYALLQISIDSVTNASKLMSFDTYLIHRDSPESPFYDSSLNQSDIVERALSRSMTRLSHLNSLIKLPNNFANKMTVHSTILASTNYLMEFFVGTPPVKQLAIADTASQIVWTQCLPCVNCFNQTQPKFNPMESSSYHVLPCDSKECQELGKYDIRCEGKNTKCQYNLNYMDNSSSSGDLAFETFTLGKTSFQRMVYGCGNNNTGRFDPSSAGVVGLGGGFNSLVTKLGDQIGGKFSYCLTSKINTRSKIKFGSNAIMSGCGWIYRCGSIYTPLFLRSPLMFYFITLEAISLGVTKISMHGDKPIKNGNFLIDSGSTASYLPRDMYQELENALRNSIQATPVQHPTFKLCYMDYTNFKIPTIIFHFSGGLDLAFTIKTSMVYTRGLLCLGILPSKIDGLGVLGSNLQMDYLIEYDIKKERVSFRPTDCSKI comes from the coding sequence ATGTTATACCTTCCAACAGTTTTAGTCATATATGCCTTGCTACAAATTTCAATTGACTCAGTTACAAATGCATCaaaacttatgagttttgatacttATCTCATTCATCGAGATTCACCTGAATCGCCATTTTACGACTCGTCTCTCAACCAAAGTGACATTGTAGAAAGAGCCCTAAGTCGCTCTATGACCCGCTTGTCCCATCTCAATTCTCTCATAAAACTACCCAACAACTTTGCAAACAAAATGACTGTACACTCAACAATTTTGGCATCTACTAATTACCTCATGGAATTTTTTGTTGGAACACCACCCGTCAAGCAATTGGCAATCGCTGACACCGCCAGTCAAATCGTCTGGACTCAGTGCCTCCCATGTGTCAATTGTTTCAATCAAACTCAACCCAAATTTAATCCAATGGAGTCATCATCATATCATGTATTGCCATGTGATTCAAAAGAATGCCAAGAATTGGGTAAATATGATATTAGGTGTGAAGGTAAGAATACCAAATGtcaatataatttaaactatatGGACAATTCCTCTAGTAGTGGGGATTTAGCCTTTGAAACATTTACATTGGGAAAGACTTCCTTCCAAAGAATGGTTTATGGGTGCGGGAATAACAACACTGGCAGGTTCGACCCTTCGTCTGCTGGCGTCGTTGGGCTCGGAGGAGGGTTTAACTCATTAGTTACTAAGCTTGGCGACCAGATTGGTGGTAAGTTCTCGTATTGCCTAAcctcaaaaataaatacaagaaGTAAGATCAAATTCGGCTCCAACGCAATCATGTCTGGATGTGGATGGATTTATAGGTGTGGATCGATTTATACCCCATTGTTCTTAAGGAGTCCTCTGATGTTCTATTTTATCACCTTGGAAGCGATCAGCCTGGGAGTAACTAAAATATCCATGCATGGTGACAAGCCTATTAAAAATGGTAACTTCTTGATAGACTCGGGCTCGACAGCATCTTATTTACCGAGGGATATGTACCAAGAATTGGAGAATGCACTAAGAAACTCGATTCAAGCCACACCGGTTCAACATCCAACTTTTAAACTTTGTTATATGGACTACACAAACTTTAAAATTCCGACGATCATCTTCCATTTTTCTGGAGGCCTTGACTTAGCTTTTACGATAAAAACTTCCATGGTTTATACAAGAGGCCTATTGTGTTTAGGGATACTCCCAAGCAAAATCGATGGTCTAGGCGTACTTGGGAGCAATTTACAAATGGACTATTTAATTGAATATGATATTAAGAAAGAGAGAGTTTCTTTCCGGCCAACAGATTGTTCAAAGATATAG
- the LOC124934597 gene encoding aspartic proteinase CDR1-like produces MDPPDFYYITLEVVNIQNMRFPFTGLTKGNKVGAHKGPVEAMVTIENELGTNDIEYENVGKEPTSRLVDAITSDVENERPVDRSKQNAKSKINFGSNAIVSGPGVVSTPLVTKSPREWYHVTLEGVSVRNTRIPFNIGVAKYMKDVVKEGNIVIDSGTTMTHLPTDMYQKLENTLRGAIKAIPVEDPTGELSLCYKNVNNFRIPTIIFHFAGGADVALETNNTIAPYSGLLCLAIIPSDDLAIYGNLSQMNHLIGYHLDKKFVYFKPTIC; encoded by the exons ATGGATCCTCCAGACTTCTATTACATCACATTGGAAGTTGTCAACATCCAAAATATGAGATTTCCCTTCACGGGATTAACTAAAGGTAACAAGGTTGGTGCTCATAAAG GACCTGTAGAAGCAATGGTAACAATAGAGAATGAACTGGGGACTAATGATATAGAGTATGAAAATGTTGGGAAAGAGCCTACATCGAGGTTAGTTGATGCAATAACTAGTGATGTAGAAAATGAAAGACCGg TGGATCGGTCGAAACAAAATGCTAAAAGCAAAATCAACTTCGGTTCTAACGCAATTGTGTCTGGACCCGGAGTGGTATCCACTCCATTGGTCACAAAGAGTCCTAGGGAGTGGTATCATGTCACGTTGGAAGGGGTCAGCGTAAGAAATACTAGAATTCCATTCAATATTGGAGTAGCTAAATACATGAAGGATGTTGTTAAGGAGGGTAATATCGTGATAGACTCGGGAACCACGATGACTCATTTACCGACGGATATGTACCAAAAACTTGAGAATACGCTGAGAGGCGCGATTAAAGCCATACCAGTCGAGGATCCAACTGGGGAATTAAGCCTTTGTTATAAGAACGTCAACAACTTTAGAATTCCGACAATCATTTTCCATTTCGCGGGAGGTGCTGATGTGGCGTTGGAGACGAATAATACTATTGCTCCATACTCGGGTCTGTTGTGTCTAGCCATAATCCCATCTGATGATCTAGCCATATATGGGAACTTGTCCCAAATGAACCACTTAATTGGATATCATCttgataaaaaatttgtttatttcaaGCCaactatatgttaa
- the LOC124934599 gene encoding aspartic proteinase CDR1-like — protein MLQLSTALGTKSSKLIGFSTHLVHRDSFESPLYDSSINQSELVERVILRSSSRLSYLKSLLQLPNNDTEEISSIDSRIEGISGDYLMEISIGTPPVMQWAVLDIASDIVWTQCLKCVQCYKQTQPKFNPMKSSSYQPIRCDAKKCKQLGEFINCIDPSSNCKYQLVYGDESYSFGELATETFKLGNTYLPEMVYGCSNNNDGLFKKTNAGIVGLGNGPNSLISRLHRSIPRKFSYCLTDASKGNAKSKIDIGANAIVSSRDSISTPLVLMKPPDFYYITLKAISIQNMRLPITGVTKISLKGNKFGAPKGNAFIDTGTTLTYLHDDIYYELEEELISMIQDSPIPSQSSLKLCYKNSKNFQFPTIIFHFSRGANLTLQMKNTIVPYRGQLCLAILPIDENLVILGNILQMNHMIGFDLERRKVSFLPNYC, from the coding sequence ATGTTACAACTCTCAACCGCCCTTGGAACAAAATCATCAAAACTAATAGGTTTTTCTACCCATCTCGTCCACCGAGATTCATTTGAATCGCCATTGTACGATTCATCGATCAACCAAAGTGAGCTCGTAGAAAGAGTCATCCTTCGCTCTAGTTCCCGATTATCCTATCTTAAGTCTCTTTTACAACTCCCAAACAATGACACGGAGGAAATTTCTTCCATAGACTCAAGAATTGAGGGAATCAGTGGGGATTATCTCATGGAGATTTCAATCGGCACACCACCCGTCATGCAATGGGCAGTTCTTGACATCGCCAGCGACATCGTGTGGACTCAATGCCTCAAATGTGTCCAATGTTACAAACAAACTCAACCCAAATTTAATCCGATGAAATCATCTTCCTATCAACCAATTCGATGTGATGCAAAGAAATGCAAACAATTGGGCGAATTTATTAATTGTATCGATCCATCTAGCAATTGTAAATATCAATTAGTATACGGAGATGAGTCATACAGCTTCGGGGAACTGGCCACGGAAACTTTTAAATTGGGAAACACTTACCTCCCAGAAATGGTTTATGGGTGCTCAAATAACAACGATGGCTTGTTCAAAAAAACCAATGCTGGCATTGTCGGTCTTGGGAATGGGCCAAACTCATTAATTAGTCGGCTCCACCGTAGCATCCCGCGTAAATTCTCGTACTGCCTAACCGATGCTTCTAAGGGAAATGCAAAAAGCAAGATAGATATCGGAGCTAACGCAATCGTGTCTAGCCGCGATTCGATCTCTACACCGTTGGTCTTAATGAAGCCTCCAGACTTCTATTACATCACATTGAAAGCAATCAGCATTCAAAATATGAGATTACCCATCACTGGAGTAACTAAAATATCATTGAAAGGTAACAAGTTTGGTGCTCCTAAAGGTAATGCCTTTATAGACACAGGCACAACACTAACTTATTTGCATGATGATATCTACTATGAATTGGAAGAAGAACTAATAAGCATGATTCAAGATAGTCCAATTCCTTCACAAAGTAGTCTAAAACTTTGCTACAAGAACAGCAAGAACTTTCAATTTCCGACAATCATTTTCCATTTTTCTAGAGGCGCTAACTTGACTTTGCAGATGAAAAATACTATCGTTCCATATAGAGGCCAATTGTGTCTAGCGATACTCCCAATTGATGAAAATCTAGTTATATTGGGGAACATATTACAAATGAACCACATGATTGGATTTGATCTTGAAAGACGAAAAGTTTCTTTTCTGCCAAATTATTGCTAA